TATCAAATCCTGCAAAAACAGTTAAAAGTTGATCCGGTTTTTTATCATTCTGAATCGACATTTTTGCGCCAGGTCTGGCGTTTGCAGCTGCACAACCACACACCGAATTAACCACCAGCAAGGTGGTGCCGGATGACTGATTTAAATATTGTTCTACCTCAACTGGGGTTCGAAGACTTTTAAAACCGGAGTCAATTAACTCCTGAGCCATGGGTTTAACCAATTCTGGAGGATACATATTTTATACTTT
This window of the Saprospiraceae bacterium genome carries:
- a CDS encoding BrxA/BrxB family bacilliredoxin, which encodes MYPPELVKPMAQELIDSGFKSLRTPVEVEQYLNQSSGTTLLVVNSVCGCAAANARPGAKMSIQNDKKPDQLLTVFAGFDTEATSKAREFLLPYPPSSPCIALFKDGRLVHMLERHHIEGRSAQMIAQNLVGAFNMYCN